One genomic segment of Chloroflexota bacterium includes these proteins:
- a CDS encoding FAD-dependent thymidylate synthase gives MRLGGSVKVYAVIGVPPEVQAYAMAKYSRSSQSMLESIGELSLQRAEQFLNTFYFQYGHRSIADLAHLVMGVEHVSILAAIKVVDEQLWDGQERSTRYQPFKKTGYYTPPGLTGAARETYTRAADALFAAYDDLTTRLLALLVQEVERPADLDPKAFERTLRARAFDVSRSVLPLATITSLGQVVSARVLERQISRLLSDPLAEVREIGEELRAACLRPAEQPLSAEARALAGTRAHGNGNGSGAANGSAGHDPHQTADLEVRAAPTLVKYTAPSSYQIETARLMASLARDLLAPLGEPDRSMAVELGDAVSAEDEIVATLLYRYDEAGHSYRQIQARVRELSPEQKSLAIAASAEHRGRHDDLPRELQSGYGYAFDLLMDVGSFRDLHRHRRCVQIVQEPTAAHGAEPAAEVFPRAFGSKIGAAALAAGLGAAYDRALDIGLQAARDLEADELLAAPYLLPMATRIRALFKMDAAQAVYISELRTGEGGHFSYRRIAWEMYEVLQAHSPAVAALARPTPILDPPDLLRR, from the coding sequence ATGCGCCTGGGAGGTTCCGTGAAGGTCTATGCGGTCATCGGCGTGCCGCCAGAGGTCCAGGCGTACGCCATGGCGAAGTACAGCCGCTCGTCGCAGTCGATGCTGGAGAGCATCGGCGAGCTGTCGCTGCAGCGCGCCGAGCAGTTCCTGAACACGTTCTACTTTCAGTACGGGCACCGCTCGATTGCCGACCTTGCCCACCTGGTCATGGGCGTGGAGCACGTCTCGATCCTGGCCGCCATCAAGGTGGTTGACGAGCAGCTGTGGGACGGCCAGGAGCGCTCGACCCGGTACCAGCCCTTCAAGAAGACGGGGTACTACACGCCGCCTGGCCTGACCGGGGCGGCCCGCGAGACGTACACCCGCGCCGCCGACGCGCTCTTCGCCGCCTACGATGACCTGACGACGCGGCTCCTGGCGCTGCTGGTGCAGGAGGTCGAGCGGCCGGCCGACCTCGACCCGAAGGCGTTCGAGCGGACGCTGCGGGCGCGGGCGTTCGACGTGTCGCGCAGCGTCCTGCCGCTGGCGACGATCACCAGCCTGGGGCAGGTGGTCAGCGCCCGGGTGCTCGAACGGCAGATCAGCCGCCTGCTCTCCGATCCTCTGGCCGAGGTCCGCGAGATCGGGGAGGAGCTGCGCGCAGCCTGCCTGCGGCCTGCCGAGCAGCCGCTGTCGGCCGAGGCGCGGGCGCTGGCCGGCACCCGCGCACATGGCAACGGGAACGGCAGCGGGGCTGCCAACGGCTCGGCCGGGCACGATCCTCATCAGACCGCCGATCTGGAGGTGCGGGCTGCGCCGACGCTCGTCAAATACACCGCGCCGAGCAGCTACCAGATCGAGACGGCGCGGCTGATGGCCTCGCTGGCGCGCGATCTGCTGGCCCCACTCGGGGAGCCTGACCGCTCGATGGCCGTCGAGCTTGGCGACGCGGTGTCGGCCGAAGACGAGATCGTGGCGACGCTGCTGTACCGCTACGACGAGGCCGGCCACAGCTACCGGCAGATTCAGGCCCGCGTGCGGGAGTTGTCCCCCGAGCAGAAGTCGCTGGCCATAGCGGCTTCCGCCGAGCACCGGGGTCGGCACGACGACCTGCCGCGCGAGCTGCAGTCTGGCTACGGGTACGCCTTCGACCTGCTGATGGACGTCGGGTCGTTCAGAGACCTGCACCGGCACCGTCGGTGCGTCCAGATCGTGCAGGAGCCGACGGCGGCCCACGGCGCTGAGCCGGCCGCCGAGGTCTTTCCGCGCGCGTTCGGGTCGAAGATCGGGGCGGCGGCGCTGGCGGCCGGCCTCGGGGCCGCCTACGACCGCGCCCTGGATATCGGCCTGCAAGCCGCGCGGGATCTGGAGGCCGATGAGCTGCTGGCGGCTCCCTACCTGCTCCCAATGGCGACGCGCATCCGCGCTCTGTTCAAGATGGACGCCGCGCAGGCGGTCTACATCAGTGAGCTGCGGACCGGCGAGGGTGGCCACTTCTCGTACCGGCGCATCGCCTGGGAGATGTACGAGGTGTTGCAGGCGCACAGCCCGGCCGTCGCCGCGCTCGCCCGCCCGACCCCGATCCTCGATCCGCCGGACCTCCTGCGCCGCTAG